Proteins encoded within one genomic window of Spiroplasma endosymbiont of Agriotes lineatus:
- a CDS encoding ETX/MTX2 family pore-forming toxin: MKIINKTPTSATIEATKGKYRGEVTVNYKIKNKDEINNIDLNDLLKKTVYFDFTNKSFYSIAKIKEIKDINIDNLVFSEIEVSSTSDSLKSIDEKAVCFKPINFPNTSSSSGVQKIKVPSCSYETKAKYLFQITTRLKINNSKNIAKGWNLNIDDEMILTDFTSSNKKASEIKNTLSKDFNLSNTNKQEQELILNRDLLHSPEQELSVEPKQRLIAQYVIRLLSIKTNLDLKQKINGIITAKIIDDNNEEQTITLSITEGNANITKISFIITRWNYY; the protein is encoded by the coding sequence ATGAAAATCATTAATAAAACACCAACTTCGGCAACAATTGAAGCAACAAAAGGAAAATATCGTGGCGAAGTTACTGTTAATTATAAAATTAAAAATAAAGATGAAATTAATAATATTGATTTAAATGACTTATTAAAAAAAACAGTTTATTTTGATTTTACAAATAAAAGCTTTTATTCTATTGCTAAAATTAAAGAAATAAAAGATATTAATATTGATAACTTAGTATTTTCTGAGATTGAAGTATCAAGTACTTCAGATTCGTTAAAATCAATCGACGAAAAAGCTGTTTGTTTTAAACCAATTAATTTTCCTAACACTTCTTCTTCTTCGGGTGTACAAAAAATTAAAGTACCGTCATGTAGTTATGAAACTAAAGCAAAATATTTATTTCAAATCACCACAAGGTTAAAGATAAATAACTCCAAAAATATAGCTAAGGGATGAAATTTAAATATTGATGATGAAATGATATTAACTGATTTTACAAGTTCAAATAAAAAAGCTTCTGAAATTAAAAATACATTATCAAAGGATTTTAATTTATCAAACACAAATAAACAAGAACAAGAATTAATTTTAAATCGTGATTTGTTGCATTCACCAGAACAAGAATTATCTGTGGAGCCAAAACAACGTCTTATAGCCCAATATGTAATCAGATTACTTTCAATTAAAACTAATTTAGATTTAAAACAAAAAATTAACGGAATAATTACTGCTAAAATAATTGATGATAATAACGAAGAACAAACAATCACCTTATCAATTACAGAGGGTAATGCAAATATTACAAAAATATCGTTTATTATTACCCGATGAAATTACTATTAA